The Phaseolus vulgaris cultivar G19833 chromosome 5, P. vulgaris v2.0, whole genome shotgun sequence genomic interval TAAGTATAATCAGCAAGAAGACAAGCAACATGGGCCTCGACATGGTTCCTGATTACAGAGCTAGCACCTGCTCAACATTCAAAGTCAATTAGCCACAAAAACACACTCAATTAGTTCAATTCGTGATTCCTAAAATTAGCATTGAAATTAGGGTTACTGCGATCGTGGAATCACACAGAAATCACTATGAGCAAATAAGTGCAATTAAGTTTGCAgtaggaggaagaagaggaagacttaCAGATGGATGTGAGGAAGAAAACCCTAAATTCATTATCGGTTGGTAACAGTTGGTAGTGCGAGGTTAGGGGAAATGGGAAAAAGCAATTTGTCGAATGAATTGGGAACAGAGGAAGTGACGCAGTAGGCAAATCAAATTTGGAAGTTAAGAGATTTTTTACCAGTAATGGCCAGAAGTCTACCCAAAAACTGCACTGCACCTCGATCTTCTCTCTCTTTCAACTTTCCActtctcttttctctctctacCATTTTACTATGTAAGATCAAAGCCCTGATTCGATGCGCCTGGGAACACCCAATGCTACCCTATACCCACTTCtaactaattatttgtttttattatttccaCCACAATCCTTTACTTTAGGTTAAATCAATATTTGTATTTTACAAATGAGAGTTTATAATTTTACTGTTGTAAAAAACAATTGTTTGAATTATtgataaaatagaaatttatgtAGGACAGACActcgatatatatatatatatatatatatatatatatatataatctctaaaatgtaaaactatataaataaataaatatttatatatatatatatgttttagttttttatatttaatactgTGAATACACTAATACACTATTTAAGAGACAAGAGACATGTTACAACTTCATATATACAAATTGAGTGAACAAAAATTGTGATGTGATAGATTTGTTGGCACGTTtgcaatatatttttatatattgaaaaagATCCTTATGCTTTTCATGATATAGAATCCTTCCCAAATTCCGAAACCTCATCCACTACAAACCCTATTCATTTGTACACAAAATCTAAAAGACTAGCACTGATCATAAATTACACCCCGTTAACAAATCACTTGTTTCACTCCACCCAACAAACACCAAAAATATCAAAGTGAAAAGCAAGAAAACAAGTGCCACCAAACTGTTTGTTATTCCAAAGAAGAAGCTACTCCTTGACGACTGCATTACTGTGCTTGGGAAACCGACTACTGCAGGAGAAGAACGCTTTGAATTCCTAACTCTTAATCTTATTCTCCTCTGTGCTGTGCCTTGTGGTGCAGGTTCCTCTGCTCGTGTGTGACCCTCTCCCGAGATTGATGATTCGTCTAATTTTATGATATCATCCTTTAGTATCTCAGCATAACAATCCTCTTCATACACCTCCTGCAATGTAACACCCCAAACAAATGGATAAAATTCTCCATCAATGTAAAACCAATTAACTTCTctactaataatatatatatatatgtacctTTGGTTGATCTGAAGATGCTGTCAATGTAGCTTCATTAACTGGTCGATGATTCGATTCCGAGACAGAATCAATTTGCTCATTCGAAGGAGAACCGTAACTGCTACTGCTCCTCTTGGAGCTACATCCTACCTCTTTGTCCTGCTCACAAACATCCCTTTGATCTATACCACCACCTTCTGAGATGGCACAACCACTTTCGTGTGAATTCACGGGATGCCTTTGACTTGAAGAAGCTCTGTTCGAATGATCGCTCAAACGGAATTCTGTGTTCCTCTTCAGCCGACAAATGACCAAAGAATCCTGCAAATACATAGTACAACAAAGAATCCATGAATCCGAGTCAAGTGACTTATGCTGTCTTCGCATAATAGGATTGAAATTCAGTATACTATGAGTCTCATTTCTTATTCGAAGAGTTTCGCAGctagttttcaaaaaaattcaatcTCTAAAGGAATATGTTACTAACATTTCTCTTCGAACAATGTAACAAGTATTCACCTGAGACCTGTCATTGATGCAGTACTCGTGCATAATCCATTCAGTCCTCTCCCCTTTAGGTGCACGCCCCAAGTGAAACACCAGAGTCCTCTTTGTTCCTATAAAGTTAGAACCTGACTTTACATTACGCTCTTTTCCGGTGGCCTTCCAATATCCACATTCAGTTGCCCTTTTACTTTGTGAACCATTTGGGTACTTTCTTCCACGGGGAGAGAAGAAGAACCATTCATTATCTGATTGAATGAACGATTTGGCTGGTTTCAAACCAGTATTATTAGTAAGTCAAATCAATTGGCGGCAGATCTAAACATGCTTAACAATTTTAAACTTTTACATGCTG includes:
- the LOC137835613 gene encoding NAC domain-containing protein 40-like, which codes for MEGVSREAHMSIAASSMFPGFRFCPTDEELISYYLRKKLDGHEESVQVISEVELCKYEPWDLPAKSFIQSDNEWFFFSPRGRKYPNGSQSKRATECGYWKATGKERNVKSGSNFIGTKRTLVFHLGRAPKGERTEWIMHEYCINDRSQDSLVICRLKRNTEFRLSDHSNRASSSQRHPVNSHESGCAISEGGGIDQRDVCEQDKEVGCSSKRSSSSYGSPSNEQIDSVSESNHRPVNEATLTASSDQPKEVYEEDCYAEILKDDIIKLDESSISGEGHTRAEEPAPQGTAQRRIRLRVRNSKRSSPAVVGFPSTVMQSSRSSFFFGITNSLVALVFLLFTLIFLVFVGWSETSDLLTGCNL